In Phlebotomus papatasi isolate M1 chromosome 1, Ppap_2.1, whole genome shotgun sequence, the following proteins share a genomic window:
- the LOC129798141 gene encoding uncharacterized protein LOC129798141 translates to MPANQCKNCGSAKDFNNNHSPYTSAYGSVINPTGGKGAANMIVQPTATTHVRAKIMWGTVGAIKELREKEQAEKNRAARAERRQ, encoded by the coding sequence ATGCCAGCAAATCAGTGCAAAAATTGTGGCAGTGCCAAAGACTTCAACAACAACCACTCGCCATACACCAGTGCCTATGGCAGTGTCATTAATCCCACAGGTGGCAAGGGGGCTGCTAACATGATTGTTCAGCCCACAGCAACCACTCATGTCCGCGCTAAGATCATGTGGGGTACTGTGGGGGCGATCAAGGAGCTCCGCGAGAAGGAGCAGGCTGAAAAGAATCGCGCAGCTCGTGCCGAGAGACGGCAGTAG
- the LOC129798139 gene encoding uncharacterized protein LOC129798139 has translation MCLPTSHLFNHLSSHCSFEPLLGFITIFLIIAIAQAQAKDAVNAAKHPQLTVLSNFGDHEHQLNYPELKITDQMTRELPRPIFGVGTKTPINGRSLKFKNLTEVYRVPREEDEDFQGALKEAAYEGLRAMSEYYDKIEPELLRNGSVLSVDDPAAFLWRFSAPQSVEDHSRGAYAALVAAKKIQER, from the exons ATGTGCCTCCCAACGTCTCACCTATTTAATCATCTTTCATCACATTGCTCATTTGAACCACTCCTCGG TTTCATCACCATTTTCCTGATTATAGCTATTGCACAGGCTCAGGCCAAAGACGCGGTGAATGCAGCAAAACATCCGCAATTAACTGTTTTAAGCAATTTCGGTGACCATGAACATCAACTCAATTATCCAGAATTGAAGATCACGGATCAAATGACAAGGGAATTGCCAAGGCCCATTTTTGGAGTTGGCACGAAGACACCAATTAATGGGAGATCTTTGAAATTCAAGAATCTCACAGAGGTATACAGAGTTCCCAGAGAAGAAGATGAGGATTTCCAGGGTGCTTTGAAGGAGGCCGCCTATGAAGGACTTCGGGCTATGTCAGAATATTACGACAAGATTGAACCAGAGCTCCTTAGAAATGGATCAGTATTATCAGTGGATGATCCTGCTGCATTTCTGTGGAGATTTAGTGCTCCTCAATCAGTAGAAGACCATTCTCGAGGGGCTTACGCTGCCCTAGTTGCAgccaaaaaaattcaagaaaggtga
- the LOC129798140 gene encoding uncharacterized protein LOC129798140, translating to MKVLLCICVLMAVAYALPVEKVAEKEGVVKFAPVAVAEDHAGEEGVDLVPAEQFGFGYGHYGGYGGYGHYGHGHHGHYGHHGHYGHGHHGYGSHSFSHSSSGYYG from the exons ATGAAGGTACTGCTGTGCATTTGTGTTCTAATGGCTGTGGCTTATGCCCTTCCTGTTGAGAAGGTGGCTGAAAAAGAAGGAGTTGTAAAATTTGCTCCAGTTGCA GTAGCTGAAGATCATGCTGGAGAAGAAGGGGTTGATTTAGTTCCAGCAGAACAATTCGGATTTGGATATGGTCACTATGGAGGTTACGGAGGTTACGGTCACTATGGTCATGGTCATCATGGTCATTATGGTCATCATGGTCACTATG GACATGGACATCATGGATACGGAAGCCACTCCTTTTCACATTCATCCAGCGGATATTATGGATAA
- the LOC129798137 gene encoding chorion peroxidase-like produces the protein MRECRENMINGQLLWHFPSMHVDFLGLGREDPPRLSLRRTSLEAFCPPRSNPACGHSSDKYRTHDGTCNNRLRPHWGASQMPYQRFLTPDYDDGISTPRRATDGSPLPSARFVSLVIVGANREESPVTLMLAQWGQFIDHDTTATRQPMSVNGSIPSCCGSSTENNPNCFPIKVPFDDPWLAPIGIRCLEFLRSAPTQRRDCTLSWREQTNQVTSFIDASTVYGSTQRQTQNIRLFQNGLLLFGRGSPKEDVCLRAALASRCVRSGDARSNEQPALLALHIIWVQEHNRIAMELGNLNHHWSDEKIYQETRRIIIAMMQHITYREFLPLVLGRVVCQIFGLNLQENGYYKGYNENTNPTTANSYAAAAFRFGHSLIQDTIMRADRHNFFLPNNVSLHEEDQRGDIGGPGSLPRIIRGNIKQRSMKVDEFVTPELTNHLFQNPNARFGLDLAAINIQRGRDHGLPVYTSWRVACGLTAINDWKDLHDVMGSGTVRRLRQAYRSVHDIDVWVGGISERPVVGGLVGPVIACIVAQQFVNFRRGDRFWYENGGFDSSFTPAQLAAIRKTNLAQVLCRSAGGGQMQPFVFLMPGMTGNEYQTCGTKSLTPIDLSPWKEIDPFRHDEEHLNLFDIPATHIMINPFKDDNFVSSKVEHISDNNTKLTTEQTINSKLDLTNITTETNQNVTVSDKLDKPKKTLVAIKRLRKPTKPKKKRPHHRRVDDLLFKNEDNATVYVGNKPLTVDEGGEKSIRDFLLSLTPRPFQIEINIKRTESTKAPPDMTTPTYALRPEVRPTYTTTHKPFGNFDKDKESFISLPQTGSSPFSYDMTTKPHREDENLLHTDVDPGPIFTTYRPNLQTSFHLGGPKKTTTTTTTETVYIVPPNADKDPTLDYQPIQSSPSPNLSPFSTSDSSIFWAKNLSPLLDLDSPVKTKPSVDSKLSSDDFKPHNTYDFDEDYDFTTLPPALNSDLNENDDISPDKIPFDEDGYLRPEHIHLNHTMNDDHIEIIQLEGEELTQTSGKDDFVLPIFTQSRLQND, from the exons ATGCGGGAGTGTCGTGAGAACATGATTAATGGGCAATTATTGTGGCACTTTCCCAGTATGCATGTGGATTTTCTGGGTCTCGGACGCGAAGATCCGCCCAGGCTGTCTCTCAGGCGGACATCCCTTGAGGCATTTTGTCCACCGAGGAGTAATCCAGCATGTGGACATAGCTCGGATAAATATCGCACGCACGATGGTACCTGCAACAATCGCCTGAGACCTCATTGGGGTGCCTCCCAGATGCCCTATCAAAGATTCTTAACTCCTGACTACGATGATGGGATCAGTACTCCAAGACGTGCTACAGATGGATCACCTCTTCCTTCTGCGAGATTCGTGAGCCTTGTGATCGTTGGGGCAAACCGGGAAGAGAGTCCAGTCACGCTGATGCTTGCTCAGTGGGGACAGTTCATTGATCACGATACCACAGCTACCAGACAACCAAT GAGTGTCAATGGATCCATTCCTAGTTGTTGTGGATCATCAACCGAAAACAACCCTAATTGCTTCCCTATCAAAGTACCCTTCGATGATCCTTGGTTGGCTCCCATCGGTATCCGTTGTTTAGAATTCCTGAGATCAGCACCAACTCAGAGGAGGGACTGTACCCTTTCCTGGCGCGAACAGACCAACCAAGTCACATCCTTTATTGATGCTTCAACGGTTTATGGAAGTACCCAACGTCAGACTCAGAATATCCGCCTCTTCCAGAATGGGCTTCTGCTCTTTGGGAGGGGTTCTCCGAAGGAAGATGTATGCCTTAGGGCTGCTCTTGCAAGTCGCTGTGTCAGATCAGGTGATGCCAGGAGCAATGAACAACCTGCCCTTCTGGCTCTGCATATAATCTGGGTGCAGGAGCACAACAGAATAGCCATGGAACTAGGAAATCTCAATCATCACTGGAGCGATGAGAAGATCTACCAAGAAACGAGGAGGATAATCATCGCTATGATGCAACATATCACGTACCGAGAATTCCTCCCCCTAGTTCTAGGGCGTGTCGTTTGCCAGATATTCGGACTCAATCTTCAGGAGAATGGATACTACAAAGGCTACAATGAGAATACCAATCCGACAACCGCCAATTCCTACGCTGCGGCTGCGTTCCGGTTTGGACATTCCCTAATTCAGGATACCATCATGAGAGCTGATCGTCACAATTTCTTCCTACCAAATA ATGTATCACTTCACGAGGAGGACCAGAGGGGTGATATCGGTGGTCCGGGATCTCTGCCTCGCATCATCAGGGGAAATATCAAGCAGCGATCGATGAAAGTTGATGAATTTGTTACTCCAGAGTTGACCAATCATCTCTTTCAAAATCCAA ATGCCAGATTTGGACTGGACTTGGCGGCCATTAACATCCAAAGAGGTCGCGATCATGGCCTTCCTGTTTACACATCTTGGCGCGTAGCGTGCGGATTGACGGCGATCAATGATTGGAAAGATCTCCATGATGTTATGGGTTCAGGAACTGTCCGAAGATTGAGGCAGGCATATAGAAGTGTCCATGACATTGATGTATGGGTCGGTGGAATCTCTGAGAGACCTGTCGTTGGTGGACTTGTAGGTCCGGTAATTGCCTGTATTGTTGCTCAACAGTTTGTTAACTTCAGACGTGGTGATCGATTTTGGTATGAAAATGGCGGCTTCGACAGTAGCTTTACCCCAGCTCAGTTGGCAGCTATACGAAAGACCAACCTAGCTCAAGTACTCTGTAGATCAGCTGGTGGTGGTCAGATGCAGCCCTTTGTCTTTCTTATGCCAGGAATGACAGGAAATGAGTATCAAACTTGTGGAACAAAATCCCTAACGCCAATTGATCTTTCGCCTTGGAAAGAGATTGATCCCTTCCGCCATGATGAGGAACACTTGAATTTGTTCGACATTCCAGCTACACATATCATGATCAATCCCTTCAAAGATGACAATTTCGTATCTAGCAAAGTTGAACATATCTCCGATAACAATACTAAACTGACTACCGAACAGACTATCAACAGTAAACTAGACTTGACCAACATAACTACAGAGACTAATCAGAACGTGACTGTTAGTGACAAACTCGACAAACCCAAAAAGACATTAGTTGCAATCAAGAGACTACGAAAACCGACAAAACCTAAAAAGAAACGACCTCACCATAGACGCGTTGACGACTTACTTTTTAAGAACGAAGACAACGCAACGGTTTACGTAGGGAACAAACCACTGACTGTCGATGAGGGAGGAGAGAAATCAATACGGGACTTTTTACTTTCCCTAACGCCACGTCCCTTCCAAATTGAGATTAACATCAAACGGACAGAATCGACTAAGGCACCACCTGACATGACTACGCCTACGTACGCTTTGAGACCAGAAGTTAGACCGACCTATACTACCACACATAAACCTTTCGGTAACTTTGATAAGGACAAGGAATCCTTCATATCACTACCTCAGACTGGTTCTTCTCCATTCAGTTATGACATGACCACAAAACCCCATCGAGAAGACGAAAACTTACTTCATACGGACGTAGACCCTGGACCTATCTTTACGACATACAGACCTAACTTACAGACATCTTTCCATCTGGGTGGACCTAAAAAGACTACGACAACTACGACTACTGAAACCGTATACATTGTCCCTCCAAACGCAGACAAAGACCCTACTTTAGACTATCAACCTATTCAATCCTCACCGTCGCCCAATCTGTCCCCCTTTTCCACTTCTGATTCCTCTATCTTCTGGGCAAAGAACCTATCTCCACTACTTGATCTCGACTCACCTGTAAAGACTAAACCCTCTGTAGATTCCAAACTGTCCTCTGACGACTTCAAGCCCCATAATACGTATGATTTTGACGAAGACTATGACTTTACGACCCTTCCTCCGGCTCTAAACTCTGACCTTAACGAAAATGACGATATCTCACCGGACAAGATTCCCTTTGACGAGGACGGATACTTGAGACCAGAACATATCCATCTAAACCATACCATGAATGATGACCATATTGAAATAATACAACTCGAGGGGGAGGAACTGACGCAAACTTCTGGGAAAGACGACTTTGTACTGCCAAtttttacccaa